The sequence GCAGCGCGGACGGGGGCCGGCGGACGTGTCGCGCCCCGTTCCCGGTGGGGCCGGCCCGTTCCGGTTCCCCCTGTGCCGGGCGCCTTGGAAGCGTGTTCCGGGGAATCCCCGGAGCGCGTCCCGGGGAATCCGCCGGGCACGCGCCGGGAACCCGCCCGGGAATTCCCCGGCGCATTCCCGAAAGGCGTTCCCCGACGCGCTCCCGCCGGATTCCCCGGGAATTTCCCGGTCGGCCCTCGGTCCGCGGGCAATCGCCGCCGACCGGGATGCCGCAGGGGGGCAGCTGGACACTGCGGGAGGACGCTCAGGCGACGGTGGCGGGTTCCTCGACCACGCGGCCGTCGCGGAGTTCGACCACGCGGTCGGCGAGTTCCATCAGGTTGGGGTCGTGGGTCGCGACCAGGACGGTGACGCCCTCGCTGCGGACCACCGCGCGCAGCAGCTCCATGATCGAGCGGCCGGTCTCGGAGTCCAGCTGGCCGGTCGGCTCGTCCGCGATGATGAGGTCGGGCTCGTTGGCCAGGGCCCGGGCGATGGCGACGCGCTGCTGCTGGCCGCCGGAGAGTTCCCCGGGACGCTGGTTGGCGTGGTCGGCCAGCCCGACCAGGGCGAGCAGGGTGCGGGCGCGCTCCTCGCGCTGGGCGGCGGGCACCTTGCGCAGCCGCATCGGGATGCCGACGTTCTCGGCGGCGGTGAGCACGGGCAGCAGGCCGAAGGACTGGAAGACGAAGCCCAGCCGGTCCCGGCGCAGCGCGAGCCGTCCGTCCTCGTCCAGGCCGCCGAGGTCGGTGCCGTCCAGGGTGATGGTGCCGCCGGTCGGGGCGTCGAGACCGCCGACCAGGTTGAGCAGGGTGGTCTTGCCGGAGCCGGACCGGCCCTTGAGGGCGGTGAGTTCACCCCGGCCGATGGTGAAGGAGACGCCGCGCAGGGCGTGCACGGCGCGCTCGCCGGTGCCGAAGCTGCGGTGGACCTCGGTGACGGCCACCATGGGCGTGCTGTCGGTGCCGGCCGGTTGCTGAGTCATGCGGCGTCCCCCTGGGAGTTCCCCGGCGGGTTCTGCCGACGGCCGGCCGGGGTGTTCTTCGCGGTGTTCTTCAGGCGTCGTACTTGAAGTGTTCATGGCTTCGCGGGAATCGCGGGCCGACGCACCGTCGGCCGTCACGGTGCGGCGCTACGGATGCGATGCGCAGCATTTGCTCATTACTTACATCCTTCGCGCAAGTCCCTTCCCTTCCTTGACCGGATCTGAAAGCATCGTCCGCTATCCGGTGATCAAGCGCCGGTGATCACCATGACGAAAGCGCCCCGGGGGCCCGTCCGCGCAGGCGAGACACCTGCCCGGACCGGATGCGGCGCGGACACCATTGACGACCGGGGGAGGATCGGGATGCTCGGCTTTGTCATGCGCCGTCTGCGCGGGCGACTGCCCCTGGCCACAGCCGCCCTGCTCACCGTACTGATCACGACGGCGGTGCTCACGGCGCTGGTCGCCTTCCAGCGCACCGTCGGCGAGATCGGACAGCGACAGGCGTTGCAGGGCACGGGCCACCCGCGGACCACGGTGGTGGTCAACTCCGAGCACGGGCTGGACCGGAAGGGCAAGGACGACGCGGCGGTCGCCGACTACGCCCGGACGCTCTTCGGCGACCTGCCGGCCGAGACCCGCGGCCTGTCCCGCAGCCGCTCCTACGGCCTGCCGGCCGGACCGGCGGGCGGCGCGCAGGCTGCCCCGACGGGCAACCCGACGGGCAACCCGACGGGCAACCCGGCCGGCAACCCGACGGGCACTTCCGCCGCCCCCTCCGCCGCCCCGACGACCGCCGCCCCGACGGCTGCCGCCCCGACGGCCGCCGGCGCACAGCCGGGCGGCGCCAGTGCCGACGACCTCACCCTGCTCGCGGCCGTCGACCGCCAGTACGTCCAACTCCTCGCCGGTAGCTGGCCCGCGGCCGCGGCCCCCGGTGCGCCGGGCCCGGTCCAGGCGGCCGTCCCGAGGTCCGTGCTCACCCGCCTCGGCCTCACCCCCGAGGCCCTGCCCGCCGAGGTCCGGCTCACCGACCGCTACGGCGGCCCCCCGCTGGTGGTCCGGGTCACCGGCGCCTACCGGGCCAACGACCCCGCCGACCTCTACTGGCGGCTCGACCCGGTGCAGGGCCGCGAGATCCTCTCCGGCGGCTTCACCACCTACGGCCCGCTGCTCGTCGACGAGACCGCCTTCGCCGCCGGCGGCATCCCCCAGAACGGCCGCAGCTGGCTGATCGACGCCGACTTCACCGGCGTCGGCACCGCCGCCGTGGACGCCGTCCGCGACCGGGTCGCCCCGGCCGGCGACACGCTCAACCGGAACGCCGGACTCATCGCCCGTACCGAACTCCCCGACCTGCTGCGGGAGCTGGACTCCGGAGCGATGGTCGCCCGGTCCACCCTGCTGATCGGCGCGCTCCAACTCGTCGTACTGGCCTCGGCCGCCCTGCTGCTCGTCGTCCACCTCATCGCCAGCCGCCAGCAGGCCGAGAACGCCCTGCTCGCCGCCCGCGGCGCCTCCGGGACCCGGCTCGGCGGCTACACCGCCGTCGAGGCACTGCTGCTCGCGCTGCCCGCCGCCCTGCTGGCACCCCTGCTCACCCCGCCGCTGCTGCGCGTCCTCGGCGGCTTCGGCCCGCTGCGCCACGTCCCGCTGGACACCTCGCTGCACTGGACGCTGTGGCCGGTCTCGATCGCCTGCGCCCTCGGCTGCGTCCTGCTCGCCGCCGTCCCCGCCCTGCTGCGCGGCGCCGGCGGCGCCGTACTGCGCCGGGCCGGCCGCCGCCAGGCCATGGCCGCCGGCGCGGCCCGCTCCGGCGCCGACCTCGCCCTGCTCGGCCTCGCCGTCCTCGCCTACCAGCAACTCTCCCAGTACAACGGCGGGCTGTCCCCGGACTCCGACGGCCGCCTCGGTCTGGACCCGGTCCTGGTCGCCACCCCCACGCTCGCCCTGGGTGCCGGCACCCTGCTCGTGCTGCGACTGCTGCCGATCGTCGCCCGGCTCGGCGCCCGGCTGGCCGCCCGCGGCCGCGGCCTCGGCCCCGCCCTGGTCGGCTGGCAGCTCGCCCGCCGGCCCGGCCAGGCCAGCGGGCCCGTCCTGCTGCTGGTGCTCGGCGTCTCCACCGGCGTCCTGGCACTCGGCCAGCACGACACCTGGAACGCCTCCCAGCAGGACCAGGCTTCCTTCGCCACCGCCGGCGGCCTGCGGATCCACGGCGCCCACACCGCCGCGATCGGCCAGGGCAGCCGCTTCACCGCCCTGCCCGGCGGTGACCGGATCCTCCCGGTCGCCCGGCAGGAGCAGTCGCTGCCCGACGGCACCCACGGCCAGGTCCTCGCCCTGGACGCCGCCGCCTTCGCCGCCCGCGTCCCGATCCGCTCCGACCTCCTCGACGGGCAGGACCCGAACAGCCTGTTCGCCCCGCTCGTCGACACCCCGGCCGGCGGCGCGCCGACCGGGATCACGCTGCCCGGACGCCCGCAGCGGATCGACGTCGACGTCACCTTCACCCCCGCCCCGCGCCCCGCGCCGGGCCCCGACGACCTGTTCGACACGGCACCGCCCCCCAAGGCCCCGGAGGTCTGGCTGCTGCTCCGCGACGGCCACAACCTCTCCTTCGTCGCCCCGGTCACCGGCATCCCCGGCACCGGCGACGGCCGCGCCACCGTCGACCTCGCCCGACTCACCGACGGCGGCCTCAGCTCGGTGTCCGCGCCGCTCTCCGTGATCGGACTGACCCTCGCCCTCGGCCCCAAGGACGCCGGCGAACTGACGGTCCGCCGGCTCGCCGCCGCCGACCGCCCCGCCGACCCCGGAGTCCCGGCCGCCGTCCCCGCCGGCCTCGACTGGAGCACCGGCGACTCCGCCGCGCGCCCCGTCGGTGTGGACGTCGTGCCCGGCGGCTCCGACGACCGGCGGCTGCTCGGCGTGCGCTTCGGCGTCGGCGCCGACGCCCTCAACAACCGGCGCGCCGTCATCACCCCGGCCGCGGCCGTCCCCCCGGCCGCCATCGCCGGCGTCGCCACCCGCGGCTACCTCACCGCCACCGGCTCCGCCGTCGGTGCGACCGTCCGGGTGCCGTTCGGTCTCACCACGGTGCCGGTACGGATCACCGGAGAAGTCGCCTCGCTGCCCGTCGTCGGGGACAACGCGGTGCTCGTCGACCTCGGCACGGTCGGCCGGGCCCTCGCCGCCGACGGCCGGGAGACACCCGCCCCCGCCGAATGGTGGCTGCCCGCCACCGGCCCGGACGACCGCACCCCCGCCCAGGCCGCCGCCGCACTGCGCGCCGCCCCCGGCGCGCCCGGGCTCCAGCTCCGCGACGAGGTCGCCGCCGACCTCCTCGGCGACCCGCTCAGCGCGGCCCCGCAGAACGCCCTCGCCGCCATCGCCGTCGTCACCACCGTGCTGGCCGCGATCGGCTTCGGTGCCGCCGGGGCCGCCGCCGCAGGCCAGCGTTCCCGCGACTCCGCGCTGCTGCTCGCCCTCGGCGCCCCCAGGCGCCGCCTGGTCCGCACGGCCGCCGCCGAACAGGCCGTCCTGGTGGGTCTCGGCAGCGTGGTCGGGCTCGCCCTCGGGGCCCTGATCGTCCATCTGATCGTGCCCCTCGTCGTCCTCACCCCGGCGGCCCGCCGCCCCGTCCCGGAGGCCCTGGTGGCCCTGCCGCTCGGCACCGCCGCGCTGCTGGCCGTCGCGATCTCCGCCGTCCCCCTGCTGTCGGCCCTGCTCGGCGGCCGCCGTCGCCGGGACGTCGCCCAGCGCCTGCGGCACCTGGAGGAGATGTGACCGGCCCGGCCGCCACCACCGCCCCCCGCCCCACCGGCACCGGCCACGGCACCGGCACCGGGGCCGGCCACCGCCCGGCCCCGTGGGTCCGCACCCGGCTGCGCGCCACCCCGCTCGCCGCCCTGCTCACCGCCGTGCTCGCGCTCGGCACGGTCTTCCTGGCCACCGCCTTCCCGCGGGTCCTCGACCGCGCCGCCGACCAGGGCCTGCGCGACTACCTCCACGACCGGGGCACCGTCGCGACCAGCATCTACGCCTCCGCCACACGCTCCGGGGGAGCCAAGGGCCTCGACGACGCGGCCGGCCTGCTGGCCTCCCACGTCGGCCCCACCCTCGCCGTCGCCCCGGGCGGACTCGTCTACGGCGCTCGCAGCGGCAAGACGCGAACCCTGACGGACCCCTGGCTCGCCCGCCCCGAACACGCCGACCCCGAGATGGGCCTGCTCTACGTCCAGGGCCTGCGCGAGCACACCACACTCGCCGAGGGCCGCTGGCCGGAGGCTCCGAAGAGCGGCGGACCCGTCCCGATCGCGCTCGTCCGCGAGGTCGCCACCACCCTCAACATCCGTCTCGGCGACGTCCTCAACACCCCCGACGTCCTCCAGGAGGACCGGGCGCCCAAGGCCGAGGTGGTCGGCATCCTGGACGCCGTCGACCGCGACGACCCGTACTGGACCGAGCTCTCCTGCCCCGTGCAGGCCTGCCTCGACTTCACCAAGGGCAAGCACCCCGAAGCCTTCTGGCGCTTCACCGCGCTCGTCGACGGCAGCGCGCTCGACGCGATCCAGGCCTGGCAGACCGGTGCCCAGGACTTCTGGCGGATCCCGGTCGACGTCGACCGGCTGCGCGCCGACCGGCTCGCGACCACCGACCGGGAGCTCGCCTCCTACCTCACCGGGCACACCGCCAACGAACTGGCGAAGGTCACCGACCGCGTCGGCCTGCAGATCACCTCCCCGCTGCCCGGCGTCCTGGAGAAGGCCACCGCCCGGCAGCAGGCCACCGCGCCGCTCGCCGCCATCGGCCCGGCCGGTCTGGCCGGCGTCGGTCTGGTCGTGCTCGGCCTGGCCGCCGCCCTCGCCGGCGACCGTCGCGCCGCCGAACTGCGCCTGCTCCAGGCCCGCGGCGGCTCCCGGACCGGCGTCGTCGGCCGACTGCTCGGTGAGGGCGTCGTCACCGTGCTGCTGCCCGCCGTCCTCGCCGGGGTGCTCGCCCTGTGGCTGCTGCCCACCCCGCGCTGGGGCGGCGCCGTCCTGGCCGGCACCGCCGTCGCGCTCTTCTCCCTGCTCGCCCTGCCGCTGCGCGCCGCCCGGCTCTGGTCCCGGCCCCGGGCCGGCAACGGCCGGCGCCGCCTGGCCGGCGAACTCGCCGTCCTGGCCCTGACGGTCACCGCCGTCGTCGAGGTCCGCCGGCGCGGCGTCGCCCCGGCCGGGGCGGACATCGACCCGCTGCTGGTCGCCGCGCCCCTGCTGCTCGCCCTCACCGGCGGACTGCTGCTCGCCCGCCTCCAGCCGCTGCTGCTCGGCGTCTTCGCCCGGATCGCCACCCGGAGCCCCGGCGCCATCGGCTTCCTCGGCCTCGCCCGCGCCGCCCGGGGCGGCACCGAGGGGGCCCGCCCCTCCGTCCTGCCCCTGATCGCCCTGCTGCTCGCCGTCACCACCGCGGGCTTCGGCTCCACCGTGCTCGGGGCCGTCGACACCGAACGCGTCCACGCCGCCCGGCTGACCGTCGGCGGCGACGCCTCCGTGGTCGTCCCGATCGGCGTCCCGGTCTCGGAGGACTTCGCCGCGGCGGCCGCGGCGCTGCCGGGCGTCCGCACCTCCACCCGGGTCTGGGCCGACACCGAGGTGTTCGTGATCGACGGCAACGGCTCCACCCGGATCTTCGCCGTGGTCGCCGACCCGGTCGCCTACGCGGAGATCTCCCGCTCGCTCGGGCGGGGCGCCTTCGACCCGGCCGCGCTCGCGGGCGGCACCGGCGGAGCGGACGCCCCGGTGCCCGCCCTGGTCTCCAGCGCGCTCGCCCGCAGGCTCGGAGCGGGCGACACCCGCCGGATCCGGCTGCCCAACGGCGGGGAACTGCTCGCCCGCACCGCCGGCGTCGTCGACGGCACCCCCGCGCTCCAGGGCGACGACCGGATGTTCGTCGTCCTGCCGGCCGGTCCGGCCGTCACCGTCGCCCCCGAACTCGGCCGCGCCAACCTCTGGCTGGCCACCGGTGACATCGACCAGGACCGGCTGCGGGGCCTGGTGCGCGAGAAGATCGCCACCGACGCCCAGCGGGCCACCGCATTCCCCGTCGCGACCGACCGGGGGAGCGACGGCCTGCCCCTCGGCTACAGCGTGCGCACCAGCGCGGCCCTGAGCGCCGAGCTCGCCGCCGACCCGCTCCAGGCCGCCGCGGCCCGGCTGTTCTGGACCGCCGTGCTCGGGGCCGGCGCGCTCGCCCTGCTGGCCGTCCTGCTCACCCTGGTCCGGGCCGCGCCCGAGCGCACCGCGCTGCTGGCCCGGCTGCGCACCATGGGTCTGCGGCCCCGGCAGGGCCTGACCCTGATCCTGATCGAGACACTGCCGCAGACCCTGGTCGCGGCCGTCGGCGGCGGCCTGGTCGCGGTCGCCGCGGTCGCCCTGCTCGGGCCCGCCTTCGACCTGTCGATCCTGGTCGGCGCCGACATCGCCCCCGGGCTGCGGATCGCCGTCCCGCCGGTGCTGGTGCCGACGGTCGGCCTCGCCGCCCTCGTCTCCGCGGGCGTCGTCGCCGAGGCGCTGATCGCCGGCCGCCGGCAGATCGCCACCGAACTCCGGGCGGGGGACCAGCGATGACCCTCCCGCCGCGGACCGGGGACACCCCCGGAAGGCGGGCCGCAGCCACGCCGGCCGCACCCGCGCCGACCACGCCCACGACCACGAGGCCCCGCGCCGACGAGAGGAGCACGCGGTGAACGGCAGCGCCCAGGACCAGAAGACCGCCCCGGCCCCCACCTTCCAGGAACTCCAGGAGCGCGCCCGCGCCGCCGCGGCCGGCCCCGCGGCGCACAGCGCGGACGCGGCCATCGTCTGCGACCGGCTGGTCCGCATCTTCAGCGCCCAGGGCGTCGAGGTGCAGGCCCTCCAGGGGCTCGAGCTGACGATCCGTCAGGGTGACCTGGTGGCCCTGGTCGGCGCCTCCGGCAGCGGCAAGTCCACCCTGCTGACCATCCTGGCCGGGCTCGACGTGCCGACCGCCGGCACCGCCACCGTGGCCGGCAGCGACCTGCTGGAGATGTCCCCCCGCGAACGGCTGCGCTACCGCCGCGAGGTGGTCGGCTTCATCTGGCAGCAGACCGCCCGCAATCTGCTGCCCTTCCTCACCGCCGCCGAGAACATCGCCCTGCCGATGCAGCTGCGCGGCGGCCGGTCCTCGCGCGCCGCGTCCCGGCAGCAGGCGGCCCGGGTGGCCGAACTCATGGAGGCGCTGGACATCGGCGAGCTCGCCCGCCGGCGCCCGACCGAGATGTCCGGCGGCCAGCAGCAGCGCGTCGCCATCGCGGTCGCCATGGCCAACAACCCGCCGGTGCTGCTCGCCGACGAGCCCACCGGTGAGCTGGACTCGGAGACCGGGGCGAGCATCTTCGAGGCCTTCCGCACCGTCAACCGCGAACTCGGCGCCACGGTGGTGATCGTCACACACGACCCGATGGTGGCCGGGGAGGTCCGCCGCACCGTCGCCATCCGTGACGGCCGCACCAGCAGCGAGGTGCTCCGCCGCACCCTCACCGACGAGCACGGCGAGGAGTCGGTCAACGAGACCGAGTACGTGATGCTGGACCGCACCGGCCGGGTGCAGCTCCCGGCGAAGTTCCTGGAGGCGCTGGGAATGGAGCACCGGGTCGCCGTCGAGCTGGCGCCCGACCACATCGCCGTCCGTCCGGACGACCTCGAGGGCCACTGAGGGTCCCGCCGCCGACGGGCCTGGCACCGACGGGCCTGCTGCCGACGGGCCTGACGCTGACGGGCCCGGTTCCGACGGGTCGGTGCCGATGGGGCGCGGCGGCCCGTTCCGCCGTCGGCCGGCCCGTCAGCCGCGGTCCTGACGGGCGGCCCGGCGGAACCGGAGGTACTCCCGGCCGAGCAGGCGCAGCGCGGCGGGCTTGGCGGGGCTCGCGGACCGCCGCAGCAGCGCGCCGAGATCGGCGCGCGCCGCCGCCCCGGTGAGCTCCTCGACCCCGACGATGCAGCGGACCATCGGCCGGTGGACGGCCGGGACCAGCCCGATCACGGTCCGGGCCTCGGCCAGGGTGCGGTCGGCCTCGTCCAGCAGGCCGCCGAGCAGCTCCCGGACCGCCGGCAGGTCCCGGGCCTGTTCCAGATCGGCCCGGGTGACCCCGTGCCGCTCCAGCCGGTCCCGGGGGACGGTCAGCCGGCCCTCCGCGAGGTCCTCGGCGAGGTCGTTGACGAAGTCGAGCCGCTGGCTGCCGTCGATGAAGGTCCGGCACGCGGCCCGGTACTCCGACTGGTCGCCGGCCGGGCCGAGCAGCGCGGCGACGACCATGAAGCCGGGCAGCGAGTACCCGTCCACGTAGCGCTGGTAGTCCTCCTCGGTGTCGAAGCCGGTGAAGTCGAGATCCGCCTCCGCGGCGGCGAGGTGGTCCAGCACCCGGTCGCGCAGCTCGGGGTGGGCGGCCGCGCTGTGCAGCAGCGGCCGCAGTTCGGGGTCGTCCGTCCGGCCGTCGTCGAGGCCGCGGGTCACCTCGCGCTGCCAGCGGTCGGCGGCCGCGCGCCGTTCCGCGAGCGGGCCGCTGTCGAGCAGGGTGTCGGTCCGGTGCATGAACGCGGCCGCCGCGATCACGTGCGGGACGGTCCGCTCCGGCAGCAGCAGCCCGGCCGCCACCGCGACCTCGCGCCGGTACCGGGTCACCTGCTGCCGCTGCCGACCGTAGTCGGCCCGCAGACCGGCATCCCGCACCCCGGCCGCGTCCAGCGCCCGTTCCCACCTGCCCACTCGGCTCACCCGTCCCTCTGCTCGGAGGGATCGAGCCTATGGCGTGTGCGTCGGGCCCCGTGGCCCGGTCCCCGGGAGCAGGCGGACGGGAGCGGGGCGGTGGGCGCGGGTGGGGAGGCCGGACCCGGGTGGGATACTGGACCGGTCCATTCCGCGGCGGCAGGTGGTGAGGGGCGGCACATGAGCAGCCGGGTGCGGGTGCTGAGGAAGCAGAACCGGCTCAGCCTGGAGGCGCTGGCGGAGCGGGTCGGGGTGACCAAGAGCTATCTGTCCAAGGTGGAACGCGGCCTGAGCGACCCGTCGATCTCCACCGCGCTCAAGCTCGCGCACGCGCTGAACGTCGATGTCGGCCGGCTGTTCTCGGACGAGGTGGAGCCCGAACTGATCACTGTGGTCCGGGCCGACGAGCGGACCCCGATGGGTGCCGGAACGGGCCCGGGCGACACGCGCTACGAGGGCATCGCGACCGGTCTGACCGACAAGCGGATGGTGCCGTTCATGATGCACCCGCCGACGGATCCCGCCGACCCGCCGTTCAAGTCCCACGCCGGGGAGGAGTACCTCTTCGTCCACGAGGGCACCGCCGAGCTGGAGTTCCCGGAGCGCACCGTGGCCCTGGGGCCGGGCGACAGCGTGTACTTCAACTCCGCCCTGCCGCACCGCTGCCGCTCCACCGGCGGGCGGCCCGCCGCGATCCTCGTGGTCATCCACGACGAGCCGTCCGGTCCGGCCGACCACGTCCCGACCCTGCCCTGACTCGGACCTGCCCTGGCGCGACCCCTGCCCGCCGCGCGCCCTCCCTCGCACGCGCCGGCCCCGGTACCGCCGGGGCGGTACCGGGGCCGGCGCGGTCCTGGCGGCTCAGCCCGCGGCGGCGAGCAGTTCCGCGAGGCGTGCGGTCCCGGTCGGGTCCAGCGGAAGCAGCGGTCGGCGCGGCTCGCCGACGTCCAGACCGAGCAGGGCCAGACCGGCCTTCACGGTGGTGGGCAGGCCGCCGCCCAGGATGAACTCCAGCACCGGGAGCTGGCGCTGGAAGACCTCCAGGGCGAGGTCCCACTCACCCGCCCGTACGGCGCGGTGGAGTTCCAGGACCGGTCCGGGGATCAGGCAGGGCGCGGCGGTGCACCAGCCCGCCGCGCCGGCCGAGAAGGCCGCCAGGGCGAGCGGGTTGCTGCCGTTGTAGAACGGCAGCGCGCCGTCGGTGAGTTGTGCGAGCCGGTGCATCCGCCGCACGTCGCCGCTGCTCTCCTTCACCATGGTGATGTTCTCCACCCGCTCGACCAGCGAGACCATCAGCTCGGGGGAGAGGTCGACCCCGCTGGTGGCCGGGTTGTTGTAGAGCATCACCGGGACGCCGACCGCGTCCGCCACGGCCGTGAAGTGGCCGGCCACCTCGCGCTCGTCGAGTTTCCAGTACGCCTGCGGCAGTACCATGACGGCGTCCGCGCCCGCCTGTTCGGCGAACCGGGCCCGCCGGACCGCGCCCCGGGTGGTGAGGTCCGCGACACCGACCACGGCGGGCACCCGGCCGGCGACCGCGCCGAGCGAGGCCTCGGCGGCGGTGTACCACTCCTGGTCGTCCAGGTAGGCGCTCTCGCCGGTGGATCCGAGCGGGGCGATCGCGTGGCAGCCGGTGTCGATCAGCCGGTCCACCAGCGCGGTGAGGGCGTCGACGTCCACGCCGCCGCCCTCGCCCGGGGTGAACGGGGTGACCGGGTAGGCGATGATCCCCTCCAGTTGGAGCCCGTTCATCTCAGGCACCACCCTCGGAGGTCGTGCCGGCGGTGCCGGTGCCGAGCGCGTCGCCGTGCCCGGCCCGCAGGGCGCGCCGGGCGTAGTAGGCGAAGTTGGCCTGGCTGCGCTTGGCGGTGGAGGTCCAGTCGTGGGCCTCCCGGGCGAGCGGCGCGGGTATCTCCCGGATCCGGCCGGCCGCGGAGGCCAGCAACTGGAGCCGGGCGGCCCGCTCGAAGAGCACGGCGAGGGTGCAGGACTCCTCCACGCCGGCCGTGGCGACCAGCATGCCGTGGTGGGCGAGCAGCAGGGCCCGCTTGTCGCCGAGCGCGGCGGTGATGATCTCCCCCTCCTCGTTGCCGACCGGGATGCCGGGCCAGGACTCCAGGAAGGCGCAGTCCTCGTAGAGCGGGGTGAGGTCCATGTGCGAGACGACCAGGGGCGTCTCCAGCATCGACAGGGCGGAGATGTGCGGCGGGTGGGTGTGGATGATGCAGGTGACGTCGGGGCGGGCCCGGTAGACCCAACTGTGGAAGCGGTTGGCGGGGTTGGCCATGCCGTCGCCCTCCAGGACCTCGAGGTCCTCGTCGACCAGGAGGAGGTTCTCCTCGGTGATCTCGTCGAAGCCGAGGCCGAGCCGCTGGGTGTAGTAGGTGCCCGGCCGTTCGGCGCGGGCGGTGATCTGGCCGGCCAGGCCGGAGTCGTGGCCGGCCTCGAAGAGGATGCGGCAGGTGAGGGCCAGCTTCTGACGGGTGGTCCAGTCGTTGTCGGGGATCGCGGTGCGCATCCTGCGCTGCGCGAGGTCGACCAGGTCCGCCTTGGCGGTGGTCAGGGTCTCGGCCATGGCCGGGGTGCTCCTTCGCTCGGGGGCGTGGCCGC comes from Streptomyces sp. TLI_053 and encodes:
- a CDS encoding dihydrodipicolinate synthase family protein, producing the protein MNGLQLEGIIAYPVTPFTPGEGGGVDVDALTALVDRLIDTGCHAIAPLGSTGESAYLDDQEWYTAAEASLGAVAGRVPAVVGVADLTTRGAVRRARFAEQAGADAVMVLPQAYWKLDEREVAGHFTAVADAVGVPVMLYNNPATSGVDLSPELMVSLVERVENITMVKESSGDVRRMHRLAQLTDGALPFYNGSNPLALAAFSAGAAGWCTAAPCLIPGPVLELHRAVRAGEWDLALEVFQRQLPVLEFILGGGLPTTVKAGLALLGLDVGEPRRPLLPLDPTGTARLAELLAAAG
- a CDS encoding aldolase gives rise to the protein MAETLTTAKADLVDLAQRRMRTAIPDNDWTTRQKLALTCRILFEAGHDSGLAGQITARAERPGTYYTQRLGLGFDEITEENLLLVDEDLEVLEGDGMANPANRFHSWVYRARPDVTCIIHTHPPHISALSMLETPLVVSHMDLTPLYEDCAFLESWPGIPVGNEEGEIITAALGDKRALLLAHHGMLVATAGVEESCTLAVLFERAARLQLLASAAGRIREIPAPLAREAHDWTSTAKRSQANFAYYARRALRAGHGDALGTGTAGTTSEGGA